In the Hirundo rustica isolate bHirRus1 chromosome 2, bHirRus1.pri.v3, whole genome shotgun sequence genome, tgagtgccacctgcATGGATGGGCACCCCaagcttccctgggcagcccctgccaaggcccGAGCACCCTTTTCCTCGTGCTCAGGTGCTGCAGCCATTTAATTCAATTCCTCCTCCGCTCGTTCCCCCTCAGGCTGGGGTTTGTACAAAGGGCTCCCTGGAAGCCCGGGGTGGgtgtgggagcagctctggggccctCTGCCCTCTGTAGTGCAGAGATGACCCCAGCCCAAGAGGTGCCACACACCAAGGTGCAGCTACCGAGGGTGGCAGGGGGCTGTGAACAGTCTGAGAAGGGGCTTTGCCAAGCAttccacccacccatccataGCATCccaggtttgggctggaagggaccttaaagctcatctggTTCCTacaccctgccctggggagggtTCTAGTTCCAACCTGGTTACGAGTTCCTGCCCCAAGCAGGAGCAGAAATTCCATGCTTGGAACAGGAGGTGTGCGTGCATAGGGAACACCGACCTGCCAGGGGCAAACCAATCCTACAAAaccatgttttatttaaaaaaacagtgaaaaaggaGATATCCCAGGCCTTTGTGCTCCGTCCTTTCAAAGCCCTTGGGAGCGTTCATGTGCGGGGTGTgttcctccctctctgccccaAGCTCAGCACCTTCACCCCTGGGAGGGAGATCCCGCTCCACGGAGCAGCATTCCTAAACCTTCCAGGTGTAGGCGTAATCCTTCATCTCCAGCAGGCGGATGGACGATTTTCCCAGAGTGGGGCTCTGCCTCAGCTGATCCAAAGTCTTGGCATGCAGCCCGCAGGCAGGGAGTTCCTGGTGCCCATCTTCCTGTGAAgggcacacacacatacacgGAATGAGCGTTTCTGCGGGAGCACCCGTGCCTCCGGCACTCACAGCTCCCCGTTCCCCACCGCCCCGGGGGCCGCAGGTGCTGATCCCGGGcctgcaggggaagggaagctcccggccccggggcagggCCCGGGCTGCGTCCTCACCTGTGCCGGGCGGGCGTTGAAGGCGGCGCTGGGCTCgtgggggctgagcagggcGCGGAAGGCGCCGCGCTGCGCCGGGCCCAGCACCAGCGTCAGGGCGTGCAGGGCGTGCGGCAGGATGggccccagcacctccaggctGAAGGCGTCCTCGAAGCCGCCCTGCACCCGGGCGCGGCCGCTGACGGTCCGAGCCTGAGGGCGGAACAGCGCCGTTAGCGCCGAGCGCCGGTTCTCAGCAGCTCTGAtgctgcagtgccacaggcacGCTGAAAATAAACACTGCTCAACACTGCCAACTCCCCGTGCAAGGCATGGGGTTTTACTGTCCCTGCAACAACTCCTGAAATGCGCCCCCTGGACTGCTGTAGGGATTGGGAAGCGCAGAACTTCTCTGGTGGAACAAGTAGCTCATCCTGTTCTACCTGGGAAGAAATTTGGGTTAGATCTAGGGAAAGAATTCTTGGCTGTAGGGTGGGGAAGCCCTGGCacggctgtggctgcccctggatccctggaagtgtccaaggccagcctGAGTGAGGCTTGGAACACCCTGgatagtgcaaggtgtccctgcccatggcaggggttgggatGGGGATGACCCTGaaggtccctcccagtccctttCCTTGCAGGAACAGCTGGTGAGCTGTGGCTCAGGAACTCCTCATGCAAGGGGCTGGGATAGTCTGAGGGCCCACAAGATCTGGGGAGAATCTTAATAAccatttttccctctgtgcagTTCTGCTCAGCCTCTTGCTTCTCAGGAGGTGAGGAAAGGGAACGCTGGGATGCCAGCAGGGATTTCGGGacaggctgtgcctgcagaggaAATGCTTTAGCCACAAAAATCCCACTGCGGTGCCTGAGGGAAACGCCACCAGGTCAGTGTCTGACCCTCTGGGTAAAGAaacctccttccccttcctagAGCCAGCCGTGTCCCTCACCTTGAGCGTCTGCATGGTCCCGCCCCGGAAAGCCACCGGGGACAGCAGCGTCGGGGGCAGCCCCGCCTGCGGCCCCGCCACGGCCACCAGGCTGCGGCAGCTGATCAGGAAGTTCAGCAGGGTGAAGGTGTTGCTGCCGCTCACCAGCACCAGCGACTCGGGCCTGTGATCCACCTGCACCTCGTGCTTCTCCTTGCGCCTGGGGAGCCGGGTCAAGGGAAAACCACGGGGCAGTGGGAAGCATCCGTGTGCCAAAAAAGCTGGAGTGGTGAACCGCCCCCACACCCCATCTGACCAAAATcgccaaaaccaaaccccaccaaGCTGTGCAATCGTCCAGATCTGTTCTTCAAATGTTAAGTAGCATCTTAATCCTGGCTTCAAATCCTAGAAATACTTGCAAagtagctaaaaaaaaaaaaaaatgcagtatcTCTTAGCAAGCAGGAATGTGAGGATTCGTATTTGGAAAACAGTTCTCAAAAACTTCTACAGAACTTAAATGTGTACCAGAGCACCGTAACAGCTGCAGGGTTTCCTGGAGTCACACGTGGAAGATCAAAGGAAGGATACAGTTGGATGGAAAGAGTGTCTGGTTTCTTCACTTCGTCTTGGACTCCCATCTCCTCAAGCCAAGAGAAACTtccatcatcatcatcgtcGTCGCTGGGAGTTGGTTCCCTGGAGACACAGGATCAGCGTTAGGAGGGCAGTGCCTCTGAGGAACAGACTGTGCAGGAGCCTGGAGAtgaactgcagcacagcacaacatCATTACTTACCCTGCATCCTCCACACTGCTGCCCCCTCCCAGGCCGTCAGCGGTTCCTGCTCCCAAACTCTCCCCAgagtttttctgtttcctggctCTACTCTCCTCCAGCAAAGGCAAGGAGAACTCTATGCCTGGGGCGGAGGAACGGGGGCTGTGaagggctgtgtcccagccctgccccgtgCGGCTCAGCCCCGCAGCCCTTCCTTACCCTCGCTCCTCATGGCGTCGCGGAGGCCGCGCGTGGTGGGGACGACGGCGGCGGTGGGCACGGCGCTGCCCGCCAGCCCCGCGGCGCGGAACAGCACCGAGAACTGCGCCGCGCACACGTAGAAATAGGGACAGAGCCGCGCCCGCAGCAGGTTGTACAGAGAGGTGAAGCTCACCGACCTGGCAGCGGGGATAAACAGCGCTGTCACGGCAGGGAGATAGCCGCTGCTGACGCACTGGAGAGGGAGCTTGGACaaggcagggaggggcagggcacagggaatggcttccagtgccagagggcagggctggatgggagactgggaatcaggaattgttccctggcagggtgttgaggccctggcacagctgtggctgcccctggatccctggcagtgccgaaggccaggttggaccctggggcttggagcagcctgggacagtgggaggtgtccctgccacggcaggggtgggaatgcTATGACccctaaggtcccttccaacccacgCCATCCCACGATTCTGTGATGAATTAAGATCTCCTTGTCTCCCTCCCCATCAGTAACTAGGCTGCCCTTACCAGTCACTCATGAGCACTTGCTGCAGGGCCTCGTCCTGTGCCCAAGGACAGGCCTTCCCAGCCATCCTCCTGTCTGCCCCGAGGCGGGGGAAGAGCGGCAGCCAGGGCAGCGAGGGGTGCAGCCAGTagaccaggctctgctggaaggCGCAGCGCAGCTCCGTGCACAGCCGCGGCTCCTGCAGATCCCACAGGGTTTGAGGGGCACAGCGAAGCCGCCAGGAACAAAAGCTGCGGCTCCGGCCGCCCGCCCGCCTCTCACCTGCACGCTCCGGGGCAAGGTGGTCTCTGtagctctgcagtgctgagcaAAGCCCTGCGCTTCCTCCTGTGCTTTCagatgctctgcccagctgaAGGGTTGGGAGGACACGAAGAGAGCCCGTGTTTTAATGCTCCAGTCTGCAGGGAATTCCTGTCGTGGCGAGGAGGGAGCTCTGGGTACAGCCAGAGGTGAATGAAGGTCCTGAGCAAACGGAAACGGTGTCAGTTAACTCGCAGAAAATTAAACCTGTTCGCGGGCTGAACCAAAGGCACAGCTTATTCTTTTGACTATTTTACTCAGTACCAGATTCTAATAGAAACACTCCCTTCTATTGCCTATAAAACCACATGAGAGGGCTTGTACTCACGAGGCCTTCCATCAGTATAAGCTAGGAACAAATGTAAggataaattattaaaattaaaaaaaagccctgagccTGATGTTTATGAAGACAAGAATTTCCATGCTAAAATGATTATTTCGTTTCATTTCATCCTCTCCTGGTGACTGTAAGGTCACATGCCGCAAAAAGCCCTGGGCCCCTCCAAGAcagtttgttctcttttttccataCTTCTAATTTAGTTTGAACTTAAGTTTCTGGACCTAAAACAACATTAGAGAATGTTTTGAAACTCTGTTTCAATTTCAAGGGCTGGTTTTCAGGAATTCTTGCTTTCTTATGTGCCTGATGAAGTGCTCCGTTTCTGTAACTGAGAACCAAACTGAAAGAGATCTATCTGGTGAAAAACATCCTCATCTCAACTACAtaaaaaaaactaacaaaaaataaaattatagtcAACACGTtaataaaactgaaagacaaCAACCTCAGTCCATGGAACTACAACAGCAGTGAGCTCAGGCAGAAGGTTGGGTTTAAAAGACCGTCACCAGAACAGGAAACATCAGTGTAAGAAATTTCCTTGAATATTTCAATACATTCTTTTATGCACACGGGCCACCAAATACCAAGTGAACCAGTTTCAGCTTTCTGTGTGCTCCGAGAACAGCTGGAACTTTTTCAGCAGTGTGTGCTGTTCCATACCTTGCTTAGGGCGAGGATGTCGGAACTTTCAGCAGGCTCCGCTCTGCTGGAGGGCTTCTCTTCACAGGCCGGCTCTAAAAACTAAAGAGCAGCATAAGGCACAGCACGAAGGATGCGCCGGGCTgaccattttaaaatttgcccATTCAGCGACACTTCCCGAGTGATCCCCAGCAGCCCGGGCTGCAAACCAACCCCGCTGGGTCCGAGCACAAGATCCGCACCCAGCGCCGAGCGAGGCGCCCGGCAGGGCCTGGGAGGAGCCCGGGCTGCACCGAAAGCGCTTATGGCGATGGCTGAGGGCCGAGAGCTGAGGACCCCGCTGCCGGGGCTCGGTCCTACCTGCCAGAAAGGCGCTGCCGATGGATCcccgcccgccggggccgcTGCCGGAGGCTGAggggcggccgccgcccgccgcggaGCGTTgtccaggctggagaaggggttgcggcggcgggcggccgcAGAggggccccgcggggccggggcagcggcaGCTCCCGCGGCGGTGGCGGCGTCGCTCCTCCGCCCGGGACGTTTGCGCTTCAGCCGCAGCAGCGCCGGCGGCTTCTTGAAGCCGGGCGAGTGCCCGGGCTCGGCGGGGGCGGCCATGGAGAGCGGGGCCAGGAGGAGCTCCGGTCCCGTCTTGGCGCCAAAGGGCGGCCGCTCCGCCCCGGGGCGGTGCTGAGGGAGCGGCGCCGCCATCGCTGCCGCCCTCAGGGGCTCTGAGGGGAGCGCGGCTCCCgccagccccgctccgccccTGAGGGCAGCACGAACACGGAGCACAGACACACGGCGCTCAACGCTGTGTCCGTGCCCTTCCACATGCACCGGGACAGCGGCCCGAAGGGATGGGCTCGGCTGCGGCAGCATCGCCACACGGCTGCCCCAGCGCCAAATCCCCTGTGCAGGTaccggggccggggctgtgccgtGGGACACGGAACACTCGGGCTTCCGTCTCCTCGGGAGAAAGAAACGAGCGTTTGAGGCTGTCTGGGAGAGAAAAGTACTGTCGATGGCACTCGGCTGTTTGACGTGGAGTTCAAAAGGCATAACAAACACGAGAAAGGTATAATTAGAGATACATGTGGTTCAAATGTCATAGAGGTAGTTAGTAGCAACATCTCTACCGacaaaagaataataataaaaaaccccaactataCTATTAAAAGATCTTTAATCTGCACTATTGTCACTCtttgtgcttgtttttttcaacttgttaatttcttatttcatcTGCTGTATTTTGGAAACACTGAAGCAAAACTGAGGGACCTGAGggaaaaacccagcagctggGTCCAAGGCTCCAGCAGCGATGTGCGAGTCCCGGAGGACTCCCACGCTTCGGGCACGCACAAAAgcacctctcctttcccaggcTGCACGGCAGCACGCAAGGAGTGAGATCAgagttcctcctgatttcacagGCTGGCCGTGCATCGTTTATCCAGAACCTGCTGCCAGTCCGGTGGGTGAGAGGATACAGATGGAGCGTGGTTCTGGATAATCTGTTCTCTCGCCAATTTTCCCACTTACACGTCTTTGAAGTGTCCATGTCCATGGTTTGGGTGATCCACGGTGAAAATGAGCAACACGgctgaaaaagtatttttgctcTCGAATCAGAGCATGGAGGAAGGCGCATGCTTTGAGGAAAGCAAAATGCAGTTCCTGCACTGCTGACTTTCAGATGGGTCACACTTAGGGATGATGCTGGAGAGACAgatctgagctgtgctgaggttagaagaggggaaaacaaagtgcacagcacagggagataTCAAAGGTAACAGGCTTCACAAAGTGTCTCAAATATCTGACTCACGCAATTCTACCAGCTTGGGGACTCTGGATTTACCAGGTTTACTGCCTTAATGCTGAAATGAAGGGAAAGAGCTGGGCAAACTCCTGCTGTCAGTACCACGTCCTTCTCATCTGGCACCCTTGCCAACCTCTATAGTTTTGCCTGTCCTTCACTTGAATAACAATTTTAAATGTGGATTAAGATCTCAAAATGTAGCATTCAGTCTCAGTGCAGTCAAAAGCAAAAGGTAACTATAAACATAACTACTGGAAGGGGTTGGAGCCAAAAAGACtaaaacatctctttttttcctttttgatttcTTAGTGTTGGAAACCAACAGCGACTGAGTTTGCCTCTAGATGTTTCTGATACTTGTAATTGTGGCAGGGCAGACAAGATTTTTATTGCAAGGCTGCTTCTTTAGAAGCTGCTGATGGGAACCTTCTGCCCAAGGGgattaaaaaaccctgaagtcATGGAAGCTTCAGAGACCATTTGTGCTGAGGTACAAAGAATGTTTAAATTCAGTTTACTGCCTGCAAGTGTACACCAATTTACTCCACAAATACATTTCCTTATCTGCGCCAGGCTGAGAAATCAGAGGTTGTGTGTCAGAACTGGATGACTTGTCTCTTCCTTGCTTGATTCTTCTGAACTATTTCCATAGAAACCTTGGCTTCGTACAATGGGATCGGTTCATCCAGCTGAGGCCTAAAATGAAACAGTAAAAAGTGCTGGTGAGCACACTCAGAGCAACAGAAGTATCACAGGACAGATTTTACTTTCACTGTGTCAATCCCCTTCccctaaacaaaacaacagctttATAGCTTTGCTCCAGGGCACAGAAGGGAAAAGCCCCAAAGCAAACAAGAGGCACAAGTGAATGAAGAGAGATCCTTcttgcagggggaaaaaaaaggctgtggTGGGCAGAGTTCCCGCTTTAAGGGAAGGGATCTTCCACTCTCACCTTGTTATGGGAGTCTTCCTACCTCCTGAAGCTCTGCTCAGGAGGGTTAGTGCTAGCAagagttttctgcttctaatgctgaatttaaaaacccacagaaacctCCACATCTCTCacctgaaaatgctttttgatAATTTCTCCATGATATCTTCCAGGATAGGTATCCAAGAGCACTGTTAAGGAACAATAGAGCTGAGAGAAATCTCTTTACAATCACATGTGCTGGTCACAGCCCTGTAT is a window encoding:
- the DONSON gene encoding protein downstream neighbor of Son, whose amino-acid sequence is MAAPAEPGHSPGFKKPPALLRLKRKRPGRRSDAATAAGAAAAPAPRGPSAAARRRNPFSSLDNAPRRAAAAPQPPAAAPAGGDPSAAPFWQFLEPACEEKPSSRAEPAESSDILALSKDLHSPLAVPRAPSSPRQEFPADWSIKTRALFVSSQPFSWAEHLKAQEEAQGFAQHCRATETTLPRSVQEPRLCTELRCAFQQSLVYWLHPSLPWLPLFPRLGADRRMAGKACPWAQDEALQQVLMSDWSVSFTSLYNLLRARLCPYFYVCAAQFSVLFRAAGLAGSAVPTAAVVPTTRGLRDAMRSEGIEFSLPLLEESRARKQKNSGESLGAGTADGLGGGSSVEDAGEPTPSDDDDDDGSFSWLEEMGVQDEVKKPDTLSIQLRKEKHEVQVDHRPESLVLVSGSNTFTLLNFLISCRSLVAVAGPQAGLPPTLLSPVAFRGGTMQTLKARTVSGRARVQGGFEDAFSLEVLGPILPHALHALTLVLGPAQRGAFRALLSPHEPSAAFNARPAQEDGHQELPACGLHAKTLDQLRQSPTLGKSSIRLLEMKDYAYTWKV